In Comamonas sp. lk, the following proteins share a genomic window:
- a CDS encoding (2Fe-2S)-binding protein, giving the protein MNVQFTVNGRAASIDIPPNTLLVQALREQLHLTGTHVGCDTSQCGACTVLVNGRAIKSCTMLAVQAQGAQVQTIEGMAAADGSMHPMQAAFKACHGLQCGFCTPGMVMSAVDLCQQQPQADDAQIRELLEGNICRCTGYQNIVAAIKKGRDDMQAA; this is encoded by the coding sequence ATGAATGTTCAGTTCACGGTCAATGGCCGCGCGGCCAGCATTGACATCCCCCCCAATACCTTGCTGGTGCAGGCCTTGCGAGAGCAGTTGCACCTGACGGGTACCCATGTGGGCTGCGACACCAGCCAGTGCGGAGCCTGCACGGTGCTCGTCAACGGCCGTGCCATCAAGTCCTGCACAATGCTGGCCGTGCAGGCCCAGGGTGCACAGGTACAGACCATCGAAGGCATGGCGGCAGCAGACGGCAGCATGCATCCCATGCAGGCGGCGTTCAAAGCCTGCCACGGCCTGCAGTGCGGCTTTTGCACGCCGGGCATGGTGATGAGTGCGGTCGATCTGTGCCAGCAGCAGCCCCAGGCCGATGACGCACAGATCCGCGAACTGCTGGAAGGCAATATCTGCCGCTGTACCGGCTACCAGAACATTGTGGCGGCCATCAAAAAAGGCCGTGATGACATGCAGGCCGCATAA
- a CDS encoding xanthine dehydrogenase family protein molybdopterin-binding subunit: protein MGAKEFSKLPHIGEALLRREDDRFLTGTGQYTDDITLGAQTYAVFVRSPHAHARLRSVNTEAAKAAPGVVGIFTGQDVAAANINGLPCGWLITSTNGEPMKEPPHPILALDTVRYVGDHVAMVVAETLQQARDAAELVEVDYEVRPSVVNVADAAGGKKAGAVVHDIAPDNCCYRWAIGDKAAVDAVFAGAAHVTRLDLVNNRLIPNAMEPRVAIGSYNRANDEYTLYVANQNPHVERLLMTAFVLGLPESRVRVIAPDVGGGFGSKIFLYAEDVCLTWAAKKLNRNIKWTADRSESFLSDAHGRDHVSHAEMAMDADGKFLAMRVHTDANLGAYLSTFASAVPTILYATLLAGQYTTPQIHIEVDAWFTHTAPVDAYRGAGRPEATYLLERLVSRCALDMNLSQAEIRRRNFITSFPYQTPVALQYDIGDYPACMDQAEQLADVAGFAARRAASEAQGLRRGLGYSSYIEACGLAPSNIAGALGARAGLFECGEVRVHPTGSVTVFTGSHSHGQGHETTFAQVVAARLGIPVENVEVVHGDTGRVPFGMGTYGSRSISVGGAAIMKALDKIEAKAKKIAAHLLEASDTDIDFADGEFTVRGTDKKLPFAQIALTAYVPHNYPLDKLEPGLDETAFYDPTNFTFPAGTHICEVEIDPVTGVVRVDRFTAVDDFGVIINPMIVQGQVHGGLAQGIGQALLENCVYDRESGQLLTGSLMDYAMPRADDLPDFTLGAVCTPCTHNPLGTKGCGEAGAIGSPPAVINAVLDALHPLGVKDLDMPASPHRVWEAIDAARG from the coding sequence ATGGGAGCCAAGGAATTTTCCAAGCTGCCGCATATCGGTGAAGCCTTGCTGCGGCGCGAGGACGACCGCTTTCTGACGGGCACGGGCCAGTACACCGACGACATCACGCTGGGAGCGCAAACCTATGCGGTGTTTGTGCGCTCGCCCCATGCGCATGCCAGGCTGCGCAGCGTCAACACCGAAGCGGCCAAGGCTGCGCCAGGCGTGGTGGGCATCTTTACGGGCCAGGACGTGGCAGCCGCCAACATCAACGGCCTGCCTTGCGGCTGGTTGATCACCAGCACCAACGGCGAGCCCATGAAAGAGCCGCCCCATCCGATTTTGGCCCTGGATACCGTGCGCTATGTGGGCGACCATGTGGCCATGGTCGTGGCCGAGACCCTGCAGCAGGCGCGCGATGCGGCCGAGCTGGTGGAGGTGGATTACGAGGTGCGGCCGTCGGTGGTGAACGTGGCCGATGCCGCCGGCGGCAAGAAAGCCGGCGCCGTGGTGCATGACATCGCGCCCGACAACTGCTGCTATCGATGGGCGATTGGCGACAAGGCCGCTGTCGATGCCGTGTTTGCCGGCGCAGCCCATGTGACGCGGCTAGATCTGGTCAACAACCGCCTGATTCCCAACGCCATGGAGCCGCGCGTGGCCATTGGCAGCTACAACCGGGCCAATGACGAGTACACGCTGTATGTGGCCAATCAGAACCCGCATGTGGAGCGGCTGCTGATGACGGCTTTCGTCCTGGGGCTGCCGGAGAGCCGTGTGCGGGTCATCGCTCCCGATGTGGGCGGCGGCTTTGGCTCCAAGATCTTTCTGTATGCCGAGGATGTGTGTCTGACCTGGGCTGCCAAGAAGCTCAACCGCAATATCAAGTGGACGGCGGATCGCAGCGAATCCTTTCTCTCGGATGCCCATGGCCGCGACCATGTCAGCCATGCCGAAATGGCCATGGATGCAGACGGCAAGTTTCTGGCCATGCGCGTGCACACCGATGCCAACCTGGGCGCCTATCTGTCCACCTTTGCCAGCGCCGTGCCCACGATTCTTTATGCCACGCTGTTGGCGGGCCAGTACACCACGCCGCAAATCCATATAGAGGTGGATGCCTGGTTCACCCATACCGCGCCTGTTGATGCGTATCGCGGTGCGGGCCGGCCCGAGGCCACCTATCTGCTAGAGCGTTTGGTCAGCCGCTGCGCCTTGGACATGAATCTGTCGCAGGCCGAGATCCGTCGGCGCAACTTCATCACCAGCTTTCCCTACCAGACGCCGGTGGCCTTGCAGTACGACATTGGCGACTACCCGGCCTGTATGGATCAGGCCGAGCAACTGGCCGATGTGGCGGGCTTTGCCGCCCGGCGCGCCGCCAGCGAAGCCCAGGGCTTGAGGCGCGGCCTGGGTTACAGCAGCTATATCGAAGCCTGTGGCCTGGCACCCAGCAATATTGCGGGGGCGCTGGGCGCGCGTGCGGGCCTGTTTGAATGTGGCGAGGTACGCGTGCATCCCACGGGTAGTGTCACGGTGTTCACCGGCTCGCACAGCCACGGCCAGGGTCATGAGACCACGTTTGCCCAGGTGGTGGCCGCGCGGCTGGGCATTCCTGTGGAGAACGTCGAAGTGGTGCACGGCGATACCGGCCGCGTGCCTTTTGGCATGGGCACCTATGGCTCGCGCTCCATCAGCGTGGGTGGGGCGGCCATCATGAAGGCGCTGGACAAGATCGAGGCCAAGGCCAAGAAGATTGCCGCGCATCTGCTGGAGGCCAGCGATACCGACATCGACTTTGCCGATGGCGAGTTCACCGTGCGCGGCACGGACAAGAAGCTGCCGTTTGCCCAGATTGCGCTGACGGCCTATGTGCCGCACAACTATCCGCTGGACAAGCTGGAACCCGGCCTGGACGAAACTGCTTTCTACGATCCGACCAATTTCACCTTCCCTGCAGGCACGCATATCTGCGAGGTGGAGATCGACCCCGTCACCGGCGTGGTGCGCGTGGATCGCTTCACGGCGGTGGACGACTTCGGCGTCATCATCAACCCCATGATTGTCCAAGGCCAGGTGCATGGCGGCCTGGCCCAGGGCATTGGCCAGGCCTTGCTGGAAAACTGCGTGTACGACCGCGAATCGGGTCAGCTGCTGACCGGCAGCCTCATGGACTACGCCATGCCGCGGGCCGACGATCTGCCTGACTTCACGCTGGGTGCAGTCTGCACGCCTTGTACCCACAACCCGCTGGGCACCAAGGGCTGCGGCGAGGCCGGGGCGATAGGCTCGCCGCCGGCCGTCATCAATGCCGTGCTGGACGCCTTGCACCCGCTGGGCGTCAAGGATCTAGACATGCCTGCCAGCCCGCACCGGGTATGGGAAGCCATTGATGCTGCGCGCGGCTGA
- a CDS encoding helix-turn-helix domain-containing protein — translation MLPLSFGDAADRHALIARARHQCLEAAQGSAPPQGISPWLWHSWRRCMERGHRPADRVAFDTVSPQVLQAAQDREFTLLQAAKPVMHQLAGAVGALRYFCLLTDSTGTVLQVQGPVDHHDLRAVAVGRPGVDLSEHRVGTSAISAALAEQAPAWLHRREHFFDDLRDYSCAGTPIFSPGGQCAAMLCITGIDVPERPELLYLAVRCARAIEDRLVRALPHALLLRLNWPGGPLGQEGEGLLAFDADGVLLGGNTVARQLVPRPSPPLQAPDQVSQLHAHELLALPWRNLLEHARLRPQTLLQLPLWSGLRLQALAQAAPPRPAPAMTGRTPVTVDGKTAGSLLRTSEQLLIQQVLQETQGNVSLAARSLGLSRATLYRRLAVKRSGAPPATPPDLP, via the coding sequence ATGCTGCCCCTGTCCTTTGGCGATGCCGCCGATCGCCATGCCTTGATCGCCCGCGCCCGCCATCAGTGTCTGGAAGCCGCTCAGGGCAGCGCACCGCCTCAGGGAATCTCGCCCTGGCTGTGGCACTCCTGGCGGCGCTGCATGGAACGAGGCCATCGTCCGGCCGATCGCGTGGCATTCGATACCGTCAGCCCCCAGGTCTTGCAAGCTGCACAAGACCGGGAGTTCACCCTGCTGCAGGCAGCCAAGCCCGTCATGCACCAGCTTGCGGGGGCTGTGGGAGCGCTGCGCTACTTTTGTCTGCTGACCGACAGCACAGGCACCGTGCTGCAAGTGCAAGGCCCCGTCGATCACCACGACCTGCGCGCCGTGGCCGTGGGCCGCCCGGGGGTCGATCTATCCGAACACAGAGTAGGTACTTCGGCCATCAGTGCGGCACTGGCCGAGCAAGCCCCCGCATGGCTGCACCGCCGGGAGCATTTTTTTGATGATCTGCGCGACTACAGCTGCGCCGGCACGCCCATCTTCAGCCCCGGCGGCCAATGCGCGGCCATGCTGTGCATCACCGGCATCGATGTGCCGGAAAGACCCGAGCTGCTGTATTTAGCCGTTCGCTGCGCCCGGGCGATAGAAGACCGCCTGGTGCGAGCCCTGCCCCATGCTCTGCTGCTGCGGCTGAACTGGCCCGGCGGCCCCCTGGGTCAGGAAGGCGAAGGCCTGCTGGCTTTTGATGCCGACGGCGTCCTGCTGGGCGGCAACACCGTGGCCCGCCAGTTGGTGCCGCGACCATCGCCCCCCTTGCAAGCGCCAGATCAGGTTTCGCAGCTCCACGCCCATGAGCTGCTGGCCCTGCCCTGGCGCAATCTGCTGGAGCATGCACGCCTGCGCCCGCAAACGCTGCTGCAGCTGCCCCTATGGTCTGGTCTGCGCCTGCAAGCCCTGGCACAAGCCGCGCCGCCGCGACCCGCGCCCGCCATGACGGGCCGTACGCCTGTCACCGTTGACGGCAAGACTGCGGGTTCTCTGCTGCGTACCAGCGAGCAGTTGCTGATTCAACAGGTGCTGCAAGAAACACAGGGCAATGTGAGCCTGGCGGCCAGAAGCCTGGGGCTGAGCCGGGCCACGCTGTACCGCAGGCTGGCCGTCAAACGCAGCGGCGCACCGCCTGCCACACCTCCCGATTTACCCTAG
- a CDS encoding TRAP transporter small permease subunit: protein MSILLKLALGMDWISTKLSKIAGLAVLAAALISAGNAVTRYGLDLSSNAWLEIQWYLFGTTVMLGAPLVLKLNEHVRVDIIYGKLRGHKPVFVDLFGLIFFLLPVMALLTWLTAPFFWNMFVTKEMSGNIGGLIRWPAGLLLPLGFGAMFLQGLAEIIKRVAYLSGHYEMTTHYEKPVQ from the coding sequence GTGTCGATACTCCTCAAACTGGCCCTGGGCATGGACTGGATTTCCACCAAGCTGAGCAAGATTGCTGGCCTGGCCGTGCTCGCCGCCGCCCTCATCTCAGCCGGCAATGCCGTGACCCGCTACGGCCTGGACCTGAGCTCCAACGCCTGGCTGGAGATTCAGTGGTATCTGTTCGGCACCACCGTCATGCTGGGCGCCCCCCTGGTGCTCAAGCTCAACGAGCATGTGCGCGTGGACATCATCTACGGCAAGCTGCGCGGCCACAAACCGGTGTTTGTGGACTTGTTCGGCCTGATCTTTTTTCTGCTGCCCGTGATGGCTTTGCTGACCTGGCTGACCGCCCCCTTCTTCTGGAACATGTTTGTGACCAAGGAAATGTCGGGAAACATCGGCGGCCTGATCCGCTGGCCAGCTGGCCTGCTGCTGCCGCTGGGCTTTGGTGCCATGTTCCTGCAGGGCCTGGCTGAAATCATCAAACGCGTGGCCTATCTGAGCGGCCACTACGAGATGACTACGCATTACGAGAAGCCGGTGCAATAA